The following DNA comes from Crocosphaera sp. UHCC 0190.
GGATTATTTTTAGCTAATTTCATGACTCCGACTAACATTAAGGCTTGAATAGAAAAGCCAATAACAATGGCTGTTAAAATGACTGCTTGGGGAACAGGATCGGCATAATTAATATTTTCTTTATTACCAAGAATGGGGGTAAATAAGCCCTTTCTTGAAGCAACTAATACATAATAGGCAATTACTCCGGTACTCATCACATCCATTGAGATGATCTTCATGACAAGATTCTGTTTAAAGACGATGCCAAAAAATCCAATTAATATGGTTGCAAATATGAAGGCTTCTAACACGGTATTTTTGCTAAGGTTTATTGG
Coding sequences within:
- a CDS encoding cation:proton antiporter subunit C; this translates as MLEAFIFATILIGFFGIVFKQNLVMKIISMDVMSTGVIAYYVLVASRKGLFTPILGNKENINYADPVPQAVILTAIVIGFSIQALMLVGVMKLAKNNPTLESSEIEKNNTP